Below is a genomic region from Flexivirga aerilata.
CCGTATGACTGGAATTTCAGGGATGACGTCTTCGTGGCTCGACGACCACGTCGACGATCTGCGGAACGGTATGGACTCGCTAGTCCGTCAGCAGCACCAGGTAGCTGCCTGGGGCGCTGCGCTGGCCGCGCACCTGGCGAGCGGCGGCCGGTTGCTCACCGCCGGCAATGGCGGCAGCGCAGCCGAGGCACAGCACCTGACGGCAGAGGTGGTGGGCAAGTTCGATCGCGATCGACGGCCGTTCTCCGGAATCTGCCTTTCAGCCGAATCATCAAGTTTCACAGCGATTCTCAACGACTACGGCGCCGATCAGGTCTTCGCGCGACAGGTCGCCGGCCATGGCCGGGTGGACGATGTCCTGGTCCTGATGTCGACCAGCGGGCGTAGCGCAAATGTGGTGCGTGCAGCGCGCGCGGGCCGCGACCTCGGACTGCGCGTCTGGGCGCTGACCGGTCGCACTCCCAATCCACTCGCCCGGGCGGCCGACGAGGTAGTCAGCGTCGACGCGACGTCGACCGCGGCGGTGCAGGAGGTGCACCTCGTCGCCCTGCACGCGATCTGCGCTGCTCTGGACCAGGCCCTGCAGGGTGCCGCGCCGCGCGAGGCCGCCGGCATGATCGTCGGTTGACGATGAGGCCTGCCGCATTGCTCCTGCGCGCACTTGGCCTGGGCGACGCGCTGACGGGCGTCGCGGCGCTGCGCGGGTGGCGCAGGCTGCTGCCGGACCATCGGCTGGTGCTTGCCTGTCCGCGCCCCATCGGGTCCTGGCTCACCGACCTCGGTGTGGTCGATGGCGTGCTCGCGACCTCCGGACTCGGGAGGCCGTTGTCGTGGCCCGGCCCGCCACCGGATCTGGCGGTCAACCTGCATGGCCGCGGACCACAGAGCCATCTGCTCCTCGAGCGCACACGTGCCCGCCGAAGCCTCGGCTTCGCCTGCGAGAGAGCGAAGTTCGCGGCCGGCCCGCCCTGGCTCGAGCAAGTGCACGAGGTGGAGCGCTGGTGCTCCCTGGTGCGCTCGTATGGCGGGACCTGCTCCGCGGACGATCTGCGCCTGCCTCTACCGGACGGCCGCCGGCGCGGAGACTACGTGCTGATGCACCCTGGGGCGGGCTTCCCGGCCCGCCGCTGGCCGGCCGACAGGTGGCGAGATGTCGCCGCGGCGCAGCACCTACCGGTGCACGTCACCGGCGGGTCGAGGGATCGGGCCCTCGGCCGGCGCATCGCGGACGGTCTGCCGCACGTGCACGACCTCACCGGTCGGCTCGACCTCGCCGGACTTGCCGATCAGGTCGGCGGCGCCAGGGTGGTTCTGAGCAGCGACACGGGAGTGGCGCATCTGGCCACGGCCGTGCGCACCCGGTCGGTGACCATCTTCGGCCCGAGTTCACCGCAGGTGTGGGGGCCGCTGCTGGACCTCGAAAGACACGACGTCATCTGGCACCAGGAAGTGCCGAGTCCCCGGCAGCCCAATGCACTCACGCTGGACCCGCGCATCGCGGCCGTCAGCGTGGCGGAGATGCTCGCCGCCACCACGAGAATGATCGAATAACGCTGCGGCCACAAGGGATTCAACTTGTCGACGACTGTGGGCCCCAGCGCCGGTCACGTCGGGCATGCCCTGCATCCTGGTTGCCAGCGCCGAGTGATCGCATGGTTGGGCGTCGACGGGGTAACGCTGTACGGGAGACCAGAGGGAGGCCCGAATGAGCAAGTCCTCAGCGCCGATAGTTGCCAAGTTGTCCGCGCGCCCCACTGTTCGACGGATCTCTGCGCCGCCCGACGCAGTCTGGGAGGTGTTGAGCGACGGCTGGAGCTATGCGTCGTGGGTGGTGGGGAGCGCCCGCATTCGTGCCCTCAACGCGACGTGGCCAGAGCCGGGGAGTCGGCTGCACCACTCCGTGGGGCTGTGGCCAGTCTTGCTGCACGATCACACCGATGTCGTGTCCTACGAGCCGAATCGACAGCTAGTCCTGGCGCCCCGGGCCTGGCCGTGGGGACGCAGCCAGGTCCGCATTGATGTCCTGCACGACGGGTCGCAAAGCCTTGTGCGTATGACGGAGGACGTCGTGTCCGGGCCAGGAACCTTGGTGCCGTCGGCGTTGCGACAACTATTGCTGCGTCGCCGTAACCGCGAGTGTCTGCGACGGTTGGCATTTCTCGCCGAACGGCGTACACCGTGACGCCACTTCGCTCACGAACCGTGGAGTAGCCGCTCCCAAACAGTCTCGGTCAACAGTCGTTGTATCGCGCCGAATGAGCCATGCGCGCTGAGAGCAGCCCTGGCGGCATTCCAGCCACACGCGCCGTGGACGCCGCCGCCGGGGTGAGCTGACGCACTCGCCAGATACAAGCCAGGGATCGGGGTTTCGGGCCGGCCCAGCCCGAGGGTGGGGCGAAAGATGAGCTGCTGATGGAGCGCACTTGTGCCCCCGTTGATGGCACCACCCACCAGGTTGCGGTCGGCGGCCTCAAGGTCCGCAGGTCGCTGCACATGCTCCGCGACTACCGTGCGCGCGAACCCGGGTGCGGCAGCCTCGACCGTGTCTCGGACCCGCTGAGCCACGAGGTCGACGGCATGCTCATCGCGGGCGAACGCCTGCGGCACATGGGTGTAGGCCCACGCCGACTCGCAACCCGACGGTGCGCGGGTCGGATCGACGCGCGCCATCTGACCAAGCACTACGAATGGTTGTCCCGGCAACTCGCCGCCTTCCAGCCGCAGTCCGCCGCGCATCACGGCAGCACTTGACCCGCTCAGGTGCACAGTGCCGGTGTCCGCGAGCCGCGGATCGAGCCACGGGATCGGCCGGTCCAGCGCCCAATTCAGCTTGATCGTCGAATGATCCCATGCGAAGTTGCGCAGATCACCCAATATCCGTGGCGGCGTCACCCGCGGCCCCAGGAGCGTCTCATAGAGTGCCGGCGCGCTGACGTCAGCGAGGACCGCCCGACGCGCAGTGAACGCTGTGCCGTCGAGGAGCTGCACCGACGTCGCGCGGCCGGTCACCACGCCGATCCGCGATGCGGCGGCGCCGCACAATATCCGTGCCCCAGCCGCCTCCGCCCGGCTACGCAGCGCTGACGCCAACCGACCCGAACCGCCGCGCGGCACCGGAAAGCCCACGTCCTGTGCGAGCATGGACAGCAACCAGCCCATGAAGCCGCCGCCCGCTCGAGACGCGCCGAGATCACTGTGCATGGCATTCCCGGAGAGCAGCGCTCGCCCGGCGTCGCCCTGAAACCATTCAATGCCAAGGCGGTACGCCGGTGTGACGGCAATCCGCGCAAGGTCCGTCGCGAGCCCCAGGCTCGACCGACGGGCGAAGGCGAGACCTGCTCGCACCGGCGGAAATGGCGTAAACAGCGCATCGAGGAGGGGAGTCCGCACCCGACGATAGGCGGTATAAAGCTGCCGCCATACATCGCCATCCCCCGCGGCAGACGTCTCCAGCCCTTCAGCCGTCGCATCGAGGTCACGCCAGAGGTAGGCACTGGATCCCGGCGACACAACGTGTGCGACGGGCGATTTCGGCTGGCACCAGACCAGACCGTGTTTGTCCAATTCCAGCTGCCGTATGACGGGACTCCCGGCAGCCAAGGGGTAGAAGGCACTGAACAAGTCGGTCACATAGCCGGGGAACAACTCCGTGCTGCGGACCGCGCCGCCGACCTCACGTTCGGCCTCCACAACCACGACGTCCCAGCCCGCGTCGGCAAGCGCGATCGCGGCGACCAATCCATTCGGGCCCGCGCCAATCACCACCGCGTCGACGACAGGCGTGCTCCGCTGGACTCCAGAACTCATCGGCACCTACCGGCTCCCGGCTATGACGGGTGCTCGGTGGGGTCGGAGAAACGCGGCGTGTAGTCGACCCCGGGATGACTCATCACGGGTTGCTGGTCGATCGTCACCACGATGTTGGTGCCGGCCGCCCGCAACAGCTCGACCAGCTTGTCGTTGACCACCGCCGGTTGACGGATGCCGAGCTCGTCCTGCTTCTGCTCCAGGCGGTCGATGGCCTCGTCGGGGGTCAGCCCACCGCAGAGTGCGGCCAGCTCCAGCAAGAAGCGGGAATACTCCGCGGTCGCCTGGGCACCAATACGCTCCGTCAAACTGGCGTTGAGGGGGATCTCGGTGGGTTCGGCCGACTGGTCCTGCGGATCCCGTGAACCAGCCGGATTCTTCTGCCCTTCAAGCGGATTCGCCATAGTCACACGTCTCCTTCCGTCATCCTCAGAGGTGAGGTGCGGCGCGTCGCCCTCGACATACCCGGGGTCCGCGGTGGCCAAACCACCGTTCGTGACGTCAGGACTCGTGGGCACCGACAACTGCCCGGCCACTCGTGGTGAAAGCGGTAGTAGCATCCCCCTTCGTCAGGTCACAGATCTGCCGACGGCAGCTCCGGCGCATGCCGATCCATTCCACCGCTGCCCGGGTGGGAGCAGTGCCCAACCGACGCGAGGAGACGATGTTGTCCGAGTTGTCCGAGATCAGCGACGAGGACTTCCAGCCAATCCTGGCGCAGGTGCGGCAGTGGATCCGGACCCGGGTTGTGCCGCGGGAGAACGAGATTGCCGATGCCGACGCCATCCCGGACGACCTGCGTGCGCAGGCCAAGGAGATGGGCTTGTTCGGATATGCCATCCCCCAGCAGTGGGGTGGCCTCGGGCTGGACCTGACCCAGGACGTCGAGTTCGCACTCGAGTTCGGCTACACCAGCCTCGCCCTGCGCTCGATGTTCGGCACAAACAACGGCATCGCCGGGCAGGTGCTCGTCGGCTTCGGCACCGACGAGCAGAAGCAGGAATGGCTGGAGCGGCTCGCCTCCGGAGAGGTGGTCGCGTCGTTCGCGCTCACCGAGCCTGGTGCTGGGTCCAACCCAGCCGGATTGCGCACCAAGGCAATTCGGGACGGTGACGACTGGGTCATCGACGGCGAGAAGTGCTTCATCACCAACGCTCCCTTGGCCGATCTGTTCGTCACCTTCGCGCGCACCCGGCCCGCCGACGAGTCCGGACCGGGCATCGCGGTCTTCCTCGTCCCGGCCGGCACACCGGGTGTCGAGGTCGCGCCGAAGGACAAGAAGATGGGCCAGGAGGGCGCCTGGACGGCGAACGTGCGCTTCGACGGCGTCCGGGTGCCCGCGGCGGCACTGGTCGGCGAGGACGTCGATGCCGGCTACCGAGCCGCGATGGCATCGCTCGCGCGGGGCCGGGTGCACATCGCGGCGCTGGCGGTGGGTACGGCGCAGCGCGCGCTCGACGAGTCGCTCGCGCACGCCGCGGTCGCGACGCAGGGCGGCACGCCGATCGGCGACTTCCAGCTCGTCCAGGCGATGCTCGCCGATCAGCAGACCGGGGTCCTTGCCGGTCGGGCGCTCGTGCGCGACACCGCGGCCAAGTACGTCTCCGGCGAGGACCGCCGCATCGGCCCCTCGGTCGCGAAACTTTTCTGCACCGAAATGGCAGGAAAGACAGCCGATCTCGCGGTGCAGATCCACGGCGGCTCCGGCTACATGCGCGACCTCGCCGTCGAGCGGATCTACCGCGACGTGCGCCTGTTGCGCCTCTACGAGGGCACCAGTGAGATCCAGCGGCTGATCATCGGCGGCGGCCTGGTCCGTCAGGCGAAGGCGCGCTGACGGATGCCCTTCCCGGACGGGGAGTTCGCGCGGCGGGTGATCGTCGCGCCATACAACGTCGGCTGGGCGGCCGAAGGGACCGATCTCGCCGCCCGACTGCGCGGACCCGCTGCTGGTGCTCATCGAGGACGGCAAGCCGGTCGACCGGCAGGTCGGCGCTGTCCCCGAGTCGCAGCTCGTGGCGTGGATCAAACCCCGGCTCGGTGCCGAAGCGGCGGCCGACTGACCGCGCAACCGCAACCCTGACGGCGGGATTCACGTTTGACGGTCGAATTCGACCGTCAAACGTGAATTGGACCGTCAGGGTTGGCGCGAACGGGACCGGCATACTCGCCCGAAGCGGACCGAGCGCGCCGATTTGCCGCACCGCGCGCCCGCGTGCGAGCCTCGGAGCAGGCCGCCCTCATGGGCCGGCCCCGGACGAGCGGCGTCGTACCCGGACAGCGACAAGACGACTCCTTGGAGGAGTGCTGTCATGTCCTGGATCGTTGTCGTCGCCGCCGGAGCCCTCGAAGCCGTCTGGGCCACGGCCCTCGGCAGGTCGGAGGGCTTCACCCGCCTCTGGCCGTCGGCCGTCTTCGTCGTCGCGGTCGTGCTCAGCATGGGCGGTCTCGCCTACGCCATGCGCGACCTGCCGACCGGCACGGCATACGCGGTCTGGACCGGCATCGGCGCCTCGCTCACCGTCATCTACGCGATGGCGACCGGCGAGGAACCCGCGACGCTGGTGCGCATCCTGCTGATCGGGGGCATCGTCGCGTGCGTCGCGGGACTGAAATTCCTGCACTGAGGCGGCGCCTCAGGGCGCCCGGCTCGCCAGCCGCATGACGCCCGCCGACCCTGCTCGCGCCAGCTGCGTCGCAGGCAGGCGACGCGCCTCCCACCGCCGCAGGTCGTGGCCGAGATTGAGCGTGGCGGCCAGGGTGCCCGCGTCGACGATCGCCGTGC
It encodes:
- a CDS encoding D-sedoheptulose-7-phosphate isomerase, producing MRDRLLGYRARMTGISGMTSSWLDDHVDDLRNGMDSLVRQQHQVAAWGAALAAHLASGGRLLTAGNGGSAAEAQHLTAEVVGKFDRDRRPFSGICLSAESSSFTAILNDYGADQVFARQVAGHGRVDDVLVLMSTSGRSANVVRAARAGRDLGLRVWALTGRTPNPLARAADEVVSVDATSTAAVQEVHLVALHAICAALDQALQGAAPREAAGMIVG
- a CDS encoding glycosyltransferase family 9 protein, which gives rise to MRPAALLLRALGLGDALTGVAALRGWRRLLPDHRLVLACPRPIGSWLTDLGVVDGVLATSGLGRPLSWPGPPPDLAVNLHGRGPQSHLLLERTRARRSLGFACERAKFAAGPPWLEQVHEVERWCSLVRSYGGTCSADDLRLPLPDGRRRGDYVLMHPGAGFPARRWPADRWRDVAAAQHLPVHVTGGSRDRALGRRIADGLPHVHDLTGRLDLAGLADQVGGARVVLSSDTGVAHLATAVRTRSVTIFGPSSPQVWGPLLDLERHDVIWHQEVPSPRQPNALTLDPRIAAVSVAEMLAATTRMIE
- a CDS encoding SRPBCC family protein; translation: MSKSSAPIVAKLSARPTVRRISAPPDAVWEVLSDGWSYASWVVGSARIRALNATWPEPGSRLHHSVGLWPVLLHDHTDVVSYEPNRQLVLAPRAWPWGRSQVRIDVLHDGSQSLVRMTEDVVSGPGTLVPSALRQLLLRRRNRECLRRLAFLAERRTP
- a CDS encoding phytoene desaturase family protein; its protein translation is MSSGVQRSTPVVDAVVIGAGPNGLVAAIALADAGWDVVVVEAEREVGGAVRSTELFPGYVTDLFSAFYPLAAGSPVIRQLELDKHGLVWCQPKSPVAHVVSPGSSAYLWRDLDATAEGLETSAAGDGDVWRQLYTAYRRVRTPLLDALFTPFPPVRAGLAFARRSSLGLATDLARIAVTPAYRLGIEWFQGDAGRALLSGNAMHSDLGASRAGGGFMGWLLSMLAQDVGFPVPRGGSGRLASALRSRAEAAGARILCGAAASRIGVVTGRATSVQLLDGTAFTARRAVLADVSAPALYETLLGPRVTPPRILGDLRNFAWDHSTIKLNWALDRPIPWLDPRLADTGTVHLSGSSAAVMRGGLRLEGGELPGQPFVVLGQMARVDPTRAPSGCESAWAYTHVPQAFARDEHAVDLVAQRVRDTVEAAAPGFARTVVAEHVQRPADLEAADRNLVGGAINGGTSALHQQLIFRPTLGLGRPETPIPGLYLASASAHPGGGVHGACGWNAARAALSAHGSFGAIQRLLTETVWERLLHGS
- a CDS encoding acyl-CoA dehydrogenase family protein, which codes for MPIHSTAARVGAVPNRREETMLSELSEISDEDFQPILAQVRQWIRTRVVPRENEIADADAIPDDLRAQAKEMGLFGYAIPQQWGGLGLDLTQDVEFALEFGYTSLALRSMFGTNNGIAGQVLVGFGTDEQKQEWLERLASGEVVASFALTEPGAGSNPAGLRTKAIRDGDDWVIDGEKCFITNAPLADLFVTFARTRPADESGPGIAVFLVPAGTPGVEVAPKDKKMGQEGAWTANVRFDGVRVPAAALVGEDVDAGYRAAMASLARGRVHIAALAVGTAQRALDESLAHAAVATQGGTPIGDFQLVQAMLADQQTGVLAGRALVRDTAAKYVSGEDRRIGPSVAKLFCTEMAGKTADLAVQIHGGSGYMRDLAVERIYRDVRLLRLYEGTSEIQRLIIGGGLVRQAKAR
- a CDS encoding DMT family transporter; translated protein: MSWIVVVAAGALEAVWATALGRSEGFTRLWPSAVFVVAVVLSMGGLAYAMRDLPTGTAYAVWTGIGASLTVIYAMATGEEPATLVRILLIGGIVACVAGLKFLH